Proteins co-encoded in one Malus sylvestris chromosome 7, drMalSylv7.2, whole genome shotgun sequence genomic window:
- the LOC126629080 gene encoding uncharacterized protein LOC126629080, with product MWRKAIATAAARGFGAALHHPWRTIARPHSTTASPSTVVDTVILRSLKEHYIDVQKMNPPPKINPPSPFTVVQGSLDGNGPALKWTYGREEITISVMPLDLDETTRDAFHNYVEERGVSESLFPFLRAWLYVKDHRNLMRWFKSVGIFISENKKAKDS from the exons ATGTGGAGGAAAGCCATAGCAACAGCAGCGGCAAGAGGCTTCGGCGCCGCACTTCACCACCCGTGGCGCACGATAGCACGCCCCCACTCAACCACCGCATCCCCTTCCACTGTTGTCGACACCGTTATCCTGCGGTCCCTCAAGGAACACTATATCGATGTCCAGAAAATGAACCCTCCCCCAAAAATCAACCCTCCATCGCCCTTCACAGTCGTCCAGGGCTCGCTCGACGGCAACGGCCCGGCTCTCAAGTGGACTTACGGCCGTGAAGAGATCACCATATCGGTAATGCCACT AGATCTTGATGAAACGACGAGGGACGCGTTCCATAATTACGTAGAAGAGCGGGGTGTGAGTGAAAGTCTGTTTCCGTTTCTTCGAGCGTGGCTTTATGTCAAAGATCATCGTAATCTTATGCGATGGTTCAAATCAGTGGGAATATTCATTTCTGAAAACAAGAAGGCTAAGGATTCCTAG